One genomic window of Nicotiana sylvestris chromosome 10, ASM39365v2, whole genome shotgun sequence includes the following:
- the LOC104240520 gene encoding probable aquaporin PIP-type pTOM75 yields MAENKEEDVKLGANKYRETQPLGTAAQTDKDYKEPPPAPLFEPGELSSWSFYRAGIAEFMATFLFLYITILTVMGLKRSDSLCSSVGIQGVAWAFGGMIFALVYCTAGISGGHINPAVTFGLFLARKLSLTRALFYMVMQCLGAICGAGVVKGFMVGPYQRLGGGANMVQPGYTKGDGLGAEIIGTFVLVYTVFSATDAKRNARDSHVPILAPLPIGFAVFLVHLATIPITGTGINPARSLGAAIIFNQDQAWDDHWIFWVGPFIGAALAAVYHQIIIRAIPFKSKS; encoded by the exons atggcagagaacaaggaagaagatgTTAAACTAGGAGCAAACAAGTACAGAGAAACACAGCCTCTAGGCACAGCAGCTCAAACAGACAAGGATTATAAGGAGCCACCACCAGCTCCTTTGTTTGAACCAGGGGAGTTGTCGTCATGGTCTTTTTACAGAGCTGGAATTGCAGAATTCATGGCCACTTTCTTGTTCTTGTACATCACTATCTTGACTGTTATGGGTCTCAAAAGGTCAGATAGTCTGTGTTCTTCTGTTGGTATTCAAGGAGTTGCTTGGGCTTTTGGTGGCATGATCTTTGCCCTTGTCTACTGCACTGCTGGTATCTCAG GAGGACACATTAACCCAGCAGTGACATTTGGTCTGTTTTTGGCAAGAAAGTTGTCCTTAACAAGGGCTCTGTTCTACATGGTGATGCAGTGCCTTGGTGCAATCTGTGGTGCTGGTGTGGTTAAAGGTTTCATGGTGGGTCCATACCAGAGACTTGGTGGTGGGGCCAACATGGTTCAACCTGGCTACACTAAAGGTGATGGACTTGGTGCTGAGATTATTGGGACCTTTGTCCTAGTTTACACTGTTTTCTCTGCCACTGATGCCAAGAGAAATGCTAGAGATTCTCATGTCCCT ATTTTGGCACCTCTTCCTATTGGATTCGCGGTGTTCTTGGTTCATTTGGCCACCATCCCAATCACCGGAACCGGTATCAACCCCGCCAGGAGCCTTGGAGCTGCTATCATCTTCAACCAAGACCAGGCATGGGATGATCAC TGGATCTTCTGGGTTGGACCATTCATTGGAGCTGCACTTGCTGCAGTTTACCACCAGATAATCATCAGGGCCATTCCATTCAAGAGCAAATCTTAA